The genomic DNA TGGGGCCCACCAGGTTCGCCGTCCCCCCCGCGAGCGCCGTCTGGAAGGCCGAATACAAGAAGCTCTTGTCCGCCCGGGGCCCGTAGAAGTCGGGCAGACGCAGCACGGTGCCTCGGATGCGTCCAGCGGCATCCGCGGCGAGCACCAGGTCCTCCTGCCGCTTGCGCATCTGCCCCTTGAAGGTGTGCGGCTCTCGCGGATGGCCCTCTCCCACGAGCGCCGTCTGGGGGCGGCCATAGGGGTACACCGTGCCGATGAGCACGATGCGCTCGACCCCCTCCGCGATGGCGGCATCGAGCGTGCGCTGCATCAGCACCGGGTGGAGCCCGAAGTCGTGGTAGGGCACCCCGACGAGGTAGACGAGCGTGTCGACGCCCCGAGCCGCCGCGCGCACCGATGCCGCGTCCTCCGGGTTCCACGTCACCGCCTCCGCCAACGGATCGTTCCCGAACGCGGCCTTCAACCCCCCGAGCGAACGGCCCACCACCCGGTACGGCCGCCCCTGAGCTCGCAAGGCGTCCGCGATGCTCTGTCCGATCGCACCCGCCGCGCCCCACAGCGCCATCTTTCCCATGATTCGCCTCCGTTGTTTTCAGCGTTCAGCTTATAAACACCGTTCAGTGAACGCCGTTCAGATATTGTGACTCGTTCACCAAGTCAAGGAGGACGCACCGCCATGGGGACCGTGGAGCGCCGGGAGCGACAGCGGGCGGAGGTGCGCGCCGCCATCCTCCGGGTGGCGAGGGAGATGGTCGTGCGCGAGGGTTTCGAGGGGCTGACGATGCGCAAGCTCGCCGAGGCCATCGAGTACTCGCCCGCGGCCATCTACCTGCACTTCGAGAATCGGGATGCCATCGCCCGAGCCCTCTGCTTGGAGGGCTTCGAGGAGCTGCTCGCCCGGTTGGAGCCCTTGAGCCACGAGCCCGTCGCGTCCCGGCGACTGCGGTCGCTCGCGGGGGCCTACGTCGGCTTCGGCCTCGAGCACCCGGAGACGTACCGGCTGCTGTTCATGACCGACCCGAAGTACACCACCGACATCTTCCGGAGCTCCGAGGACGCGGGAGGCCGGGCCTTCCAGGTGCTCGTGCGGCTCGCGGAGGACTTGAAGGCACAGGGGGAGACCCCGGATTCACTGAGCACCCTCCCCCTGGCCGAGACGCTCTGGGGCGCGATGCACGGCCTGGTCAGCCTCAAGCTCACCTGCCCCATCTTCCCCTCGTCCTCCGTCGAGGAACTGGTGGACACCCTCACGGCCCTGTGTTCCCGCCAGGGCACGAAGCGCTGAGCCTTTCCACGCCCATCACTCGTTTGTTTCCTGGCACAGACCCGCTTAAACAGGCTATCTGGCAATCCAGGAGAAGCCGTGAATCCACTTTCGCTAAAGGAATGGCTCACGGCTGAATAGGAGGCGTGATGTCGAAAAAGTTCGCGTGGCTGACCCCCTGGCTCTCAGTGCTTCTCTGCGGCTGCATGGCCCAAGACATGGAGGA from Melittangium boletus DSM 14713 includes the following:
- a CDS encoding NAD-dependent epimerase/dehydratase family protein yields the protein MGKMALWGAAGAIGQSIADALRAQGRPYRVVGRSLGGLKAAFGNDPLAEAVTWNPEDAASVRAAARGVDTLVYLVGVPYHDFGLHPVLMQRTLDAAIAEGVERIVLIGTVYPYGRPQTALVGEGHPREPHTFKGQMRKRQEDLVLAADAAGRIRGTVLRLPDFYGPRADKSFLYSAFQTALAGGTANLVGPIDVPHEFVFVPDVGPVVLSLADEPGAYGRFWNLAGAGATTQRALVERIFAEAGRAPRFRVASKLMLRLLGLRDPFLRELVEMHYLLTNPVLLDDTALRGLLGTVRKTSYDEGIRLTLRAMAAKERMPGAA
- a CDS encoding TetR/AcrR family transcriptional regulator; the protein is MGTVERRERQRAEVRAAILRVAREMVVREGFEGLTMRKLAEAIEYSPAAIYLHFENRDAIARALCLEGFEELLARLEPLSHEPVASRRLRSLAGAYVGFGLEHPETYRLLFMTDPKYTTDIFRSSEDAGGRAFQVLVRLAEDLKAQGETPDSLSTLPLAETLWGAMHGLVSLKLTCPIFPSSSVEELVDTLTALCSRQGTKR